The Chloroflexota bacterium DNA segment CTGGAAATCGTTTCCGAGGTTGCCAAAATTGTCTCGTTCTCTTTCCGGTTGTTCGGTAACCTCTTTGCCGGTTCGGTGATGCTCTTCGTGATTGGCTTCCTGGTGCCTATCTGGTTCCAGAGTGCGGTGCTGCTGCTGGAATCTTTCGTGGGTGTCATTCAGGCGTTGGTGTTTGGTATGCTGACCCTGATGTTCATGTCGCTGGCGACCCACCCGCACGGCGGCGAACACGAGGAAGCCCACGCCTGATGTTGTGTTTTCGGCGGCCTGGCCGCCTTCAAAAATTCGTCACAAATCCTATCTACGGAGGTCGAGGGTAACGATGGAACAAGCAATTGTGCAAGCCGCGAAACTTATCGGTGCTGGCCTGGCGATGATTGGCGCCTTGGGCGGCGGGATTGGTATCGGCCTTTCGGCGCAGGGCGCGGTGCAGGGCATTGCCCGCAACCCCGATGCTGCCGGTCAGGTGCAGACCAACATGATTTTGGGTATCGCCTTCTCTGAGGCTGTCGCGATCTACTGTCTGGTGATTGCCCTGCTCATCCTGTTCGTGTAACGCTGATTCCAGCCCCCATTGGGAAGGAGGCTCGCCTTGGAACTCTTAGGGAAACTGGGCATTTCGCTGGGCTATTTGATCGTCCAGATTCTGAACTTTATCATCATGTTCTGGGTGCTCAAGAAATTCGCCTATCCGGCGATCTTGGGCATGTTGGAGAAGCGGCGCGAGATTATCGCCAAAGGGCTGGAAGACGCCCGCGTGGCGGCTGAAGCGCGGGCCAACGCCGAGAAGGAAGCCGAGAAGATCCTGGCCGAAGCGCGTGCCAAGGCCAGCCAGATTGTGCGGGAAGCCAGCGAGCGCGCTGAGGCTGTGGGGCGTGAAATCAAAGCCGCGGCGGAAGCCGAGGCCGCCAAGGTGCGCGAAGAGGCGCTGGAAACCGCCCAGGCCGAGCGCGAGCGCATTCTGCGGGAACTGCGCGGCCAGGTGGCGATGCTGGCCATTGCCGCGGCGCAAAAACTCATCGGCGCCGCACTGGACGAGCAGCGCCAGCGCCAGTTGCTTGATGAATTCTTCTCGGGCATCAAGGGCGGCAAAGTTACCGTGCTGGACGACCTGGGCACGGTGGAAGAAGCGCCTGCTGCTGAAGTGATCAGCGCCTTGCCCCTGACCGAAGAAGAACAGGAAACCATCAAGCAGGCTATCCTCGCCAAAGTTGAGAAAGTTGGTGAAATCACCTTCAAAGTCGATCCGTCCATCATGGGCGGCGTGGTCATCCGCATTGGCGATAAAGTGTTGGATGGTTCGGTGAGTGGCCAGTTGCAGGAACTGCGCGAAAGCCTGGCGTAAGCGCCTTACTTCAGCGTTTTTTTGAACCCAACAGGCCTCCGAGGGCTTTGAGACTTCGGAGGCCTTTGCTTTATATTGCGGCTATCCGCTGCCCTGTTCTGGACAGGGCGCAGGGCCCTGCGCCCCTACAGGCGTTACGGCCACCAGCGGCCCACATCCTGAATGGCGCGGAAGGTTTCGCTCACCGCCTCCTGCCCGCCTAAGGCGTGGATGACGGGAGCCAGTGCCCGCAGGTCGGCGAGCAGGTCGCTGCGGGTGCGGC contains these protein-coding regions:
- the atpF gene encoding ATP synthase F0 subunit B translates to MELLGKLGISLGYLIVQILNFIIMFWVLKKFAYPAILGMLEKRREIIAKGLEDARVAAEARANAEKEAEKILAEARAKASQIVREASERAEAVGREIKAAAEAEAAKVREEALETAQAERERILRELRGQVAMLAIAAAQKLIGAALDEQRQRQLLDEFFSGIKGGKVTVLDDLGTVEEAPAAEVISALPLTEEEQETIKQAILAKVEKVGEITFKVDPSIMGGVVIRIGDKVLDGSVSGQLQELRESLA
- the atpE gene encoding ATP synthase F0 subunit C — encoded protein: MEQAIVQAAKLIGAGLAMIGALGGGIGIGLSAQGAVQGIARNPDAAGQVQTNMILGIAFSEAVAIYCLVIALLILFV